A stretch of the Aegilops tauschii subsp. strangulata cultivar AL8/78 chromosome 4, Aet v6.0, whole genome shotgun sequence genome encodes the following:
- the LOC109786454 gene encoding uncharacterized protein, which translates to MTTALACSVRGQNVVCARAPPPLVSFALLSMSHRFTTSSPSSWSLLPLRQPLRQLSSPCAHGRTVADRGFNGVRPLLLCTLGPPHPVRFCSSSVASLVAFPCSPVLAACRQSLGRTCPAAPEPIPLAPAISSHPPEPVEHTSSLASLPAPSPASRSSSRSSCPSHGRRARHRPPPKFGQCSLFLSIPPPPSPSPHSGDPPPHLSFSPEPLWTRLLGVGRRPVSASSRRRGLGPLPALQLLQAGAALRPAPASAFTLVGGDRSWPGRRWPRCCLALPLLCVRVGEEGEGARREEREGEDKAGPTRQPHSVDPARSSMDK; encoded by the coding sequence ATGACCACCGCTTTGGCATGCAGTGTGCGCGGTCAGAACGTCGTTTGTGCTCGAGCCCCTCCTCCTCTCGTCAGCTTCGCGCTCTTGAGCATGTCTCACCGTTTTACCacgtcgtcgccgtcctcctggagCCTTCTTCCCCTCCGTCAGCCCCTCCGTCAGCTCTCGTCGCCGTGCGCCCACGGACGCACTGTGGCCGACCGAGGCTTTAATGGCGTTCGGCCGCTTCTCCTCTGCACCCTCGGCCCCCCTCACCCTGTGCGCTTCTGTAGCTCGTCCGTTGCctccctcgtcgccttcccgtgcTCACCCGTGCTCGCTGCGTGTCGCCAGAGCCTCGGGCGGACGTGCCCGGCGGCACCCGAGCCCATCCCTCTCGCCCCGGCAATAAGTAGCCATCCCCCCGAGCCGGTCGAGCACACCAGCAGCCTCGCCTCACTCCCAGCTCCCTCCCCAGCCTCTCGTtcgagctcgaggagctcctGTCCCTCTCATGGCCGCCGTGCCCGTCACCGGCCCCCTCCTAAATTCGGGCAGTGCAGCCTCTTTCTCTCCATcccaccaccaccatcgccttCCCCACACTCCGGCGACCCTCCTCCTCATCTTAGTTTCTCGCCGGAGCCCCTCTGGACGCGTCTCCTCGGAGttggccgccgccccgtctcggCCTCCTCCCGTCGCCGTGGACTCGGTCCTCTTCCGGCGCTGCAGCTGCTCCAGGCGGGAGCAGCGCTCCGCCCCGCGCCCGCCAGTGCCTTCACTCTGGTCGGGGGTGACCGGAGTTGGCCGGGCCGGCGCTGGCCTCGCTGCTGCCTCGCCCTTCCTCTGCTCTGTGTGCGCGTCggggaggaaggagaaggagccAGGCgagaagagagagagggagaggataaGGCGGGCCCCACCAGGCAGCCGCACAGCGTTGACCCCGCCCGGTCCAGCATGGATAAGTGA